One segment of uncultured Propionivibrio sp. DNA contains the following:
- a CDS encoding DMT family transporter yields MTHRRAVSLLILATLLWSIAGVVTRQLDAARSFEVTFWRSLFNALALVLALSVMRGAGFWSGFRRAGWPVWMSGVCWALMYTAFMVAMTLTTVANVLVMIALGPLVTALFSRVVLDHRLPWRTWAAIVLAGGGIAWMYGAEALSGVSLVGTVVAGVVPLAAAVNWIVLQFVASRSQSGADMPDMMPAVLIGATLSAAATLPVALPLQASLHDVVWLALLGVVQLAIPCLIVVRLSRELPAAEISLYDLLEVIFGVTWAWLWGGETPSASTLLGGGLVIVALVFNEMLALRRT; encoded by the coding sequence ATGACACATCGCCGCGCCGTCAGCCTGTTGATCCTGGCCACCCTGCTCTGGAGCATTGCCGGGGTGGTGACACGCCAGCTCGATGCGGCGCGCAGTTTTGAGGTGACCTTCTGGCGCAGCCTGTTCAACGCACTGGCATTGGTGCTGGCCTTGAGCGTCATGCGCGGCGCCGGGTTCTGGAGCGGGTTCCGCCGGGCGGGCTGGCCGGTGTGGATGTCGGGCGTCTGCTGGGCACTGATGTATACCGCTTTCATGGTGGCGATGACACTGACCACGGTCGCCAATGTACTCGTCATGATCGCGCTCGGACCGCTGGTGACGGCACTCTTCTCCCGCGTCGTTCTCGACCACCGCCTGCCCTGGCGGACCTGGGCAGCGATCGTGCTGGCCGGCGGCGGCATTGCCTGGATGTACGGCGCCGAGGCGCTTTCGGGGGTGTCGCTGGTCGGCACCGTGGTGGCCGGTGTCGTGCCGCTGGCGGCTGCGGTCAACTGGATCGTGCTGCAGTTCGTCGCCTCGCGCTCGCAGTCCGGCGCCGATATGCCGGACATGATGCCAGCCGTGCTGATCGGCGCCACGCTGTCGGCGGCGGCGACGCTGCCGGTCGCGCTGCCGCTGCAGGCCTCGCTGCACGACGTCGTCTGGCTGGCGCTGCTCGGCGTCGTCCAGCTGGCGATTCCCTGCCTCATCGTCGTGCGCCTGTCGCGCGAACTGCCGGCTGCCGAAATCAGCCTCTACGACCTGCTCGAAGTGATCTTCGGCGTCACCTGGGCCTGGCTCTGGGGCGGGGAAACGCCATCGGCATCGACGCTGCTCGGCGGCGGTCTTGTCATCGTCGCGCTCGTCTTCAACGAGATGCTGGCGCTGCGCCGGACCTGA
- a CDS encoding TRAP transporter substrate-binding protein produces MKLRVLFAGLSAGLALLASQMVWAQQPIVIKFSHVVAANTPKGKAADFFAAKAAELTGGRVKVEVYPNSTLYKDKEEIEALQLGSVQMLAPSLSKFGPLGVKEFEAFDLPFIFDGVDDLRKVTNGPLGKQLLDKLQPKGILGLAYWDNGFKSFSANKPIRTPADLKGLKMRIQSSDVLKTQMRELGALPQVMAFGETYQALQTGVVDGTENPHSNLYTQKMHEVQKYVTVTDHGYLGYAVIVNKKFWEGLPPDIRKSLEEAMAQATRYANQIAQVENDNALEAVKKSGKTTVYVPTKEERAAFKKVLVGVHKKMEARVGKETIEAIYKATGFDPAKL; encoded by the coding sequence ATGAAACTGAGAGTTCTGTTTGCCGGCCTGAGTGCCGGGCTGGCCTTGCTGGCGTCGCAGATGGTTTGGGCGCAGCAGCCGATTGTCATTAAGTTCAGCCACGTCGTGGCGGCCAATACGCCGAAAGGCAAGGCCGCCGATTTTTTTGCCGCGAAAGCGGCGGAACTGACTGGCGGGCGCGTCAAGGTCGAGGTCTATCCAAACTCGACGCTGTATAAGGACAAGGAAGAGATCGAGGCGCTGCAGCTCGGTTCGGTACAGATGCTGGCGCCATCGTTGTCGAAGTTCGGGCCGCTCGGCGTCAAGGAGTTCGAGGCGTTCGACCTGCCTTTCATCTTCGACGGCGTCGACGATTTGCGCAAGGTCACCAACGGGCCGCTCGGCAAGCAGCTGCTCGACAAGCTCCAGCCCAAGGGCATACTCGGCCTGGCCTATTGGGATAACGGTTTCAAGTCCTTTTCGGCGAACAAGCCGATCCGTACGCCGGCCGACCTGAAGGGGCTGAAGATGCGCATCCAGTCGTCCGACGTGCTCAAGACGCAGATGCGCGAACTCGGCGCGTTGCCGCAGGTGATGGCCTTCGGCGAGACCTACCAGGCACTGCAGACCGGCGTCGTCGATGGTACCGAGAACCCGCACTCGAACCTCTATACGCAGAAGATGCATGAGGTGCAGAAGTACGTGACGGTGACCGATCACGGCTATCTCGGTTATGCCGTCATCGTCAATAAGAAGTTCTGGGAAGGCTTGCCGCCGGATATTCGCAAGTCGCTCGAGGAAGCCATGGCGCAGGCCACGCGCTATGCCAACCAGATTGCCCAGGTGGAGAACGACAACGCGCTCGAGGCGGTGAAAAAGAGCGGCAAGACGACCGTCTATGTGCCGACGAAGGAAGAGCGCGCCGCGTTCAAGAAGGTGCTGGTCGGCGTGCATAAGAAGATGGAAGCGCGCGTCGGCAAGGAAACGATCGAGGCGATCTACAAGGCGACCGGCTTCGATCCGGCGAAACTCTAG
- a CDS encoding mandelate racemase/muconate lactonizing enzyme family protein, which yields MPAAPITAPMQDDKIAWVRVSSCFLPLATPISDAKVLTGRQKPMTEIAILFAEIETTGGHSGIGFSYSKRAGGPGQFAHAREIVDRLLGEDPNDIARLWDKLCWAGASVGRSGLSTQAIGAFDVALWDMKAKRAGLPLAKLLGAHRDSVRCYNTSGGFLHTPLEQLLVNTRLSREKGIGGIKLKVGQPDCALDIRRVEAVRKHLGDDFPLMVDANQQWDRPTAQRMCRIFEQFNLIWIEEPLDCYDNEGHAALAAQFDTPIATGEMLTSAAEHAELIRHRAADYVMPDAPRVGGITPFLKVAGLAEHAGLMLAPHFAMELHVHLAAAYPREPWVEHFEWLEPLFNERLEIADGRMLVPKRPGLGVSISEQARAWTREQVEVGQRP from the coding sequence ATGCCCGCAGCCCCCATCACCGCCCCGATGCAGGATGACAAGATCGCCTGGGTCCGGGTCTCCTCCTGCTTCCTGCCGCTGGCGACGCCGATCAGCGACGCCAAGGTGCTGACCGGCCGGCAGAAACCGATGACCGAGATCGCCATTCTCTTCGCCGAAATCGAAACGACCGGCGGACACAGCGGCATCGGCTTCAGCTATTCGAAGCGCGCCGGCGGCCCGGGCCAGTTCGCCCACGCCAGGGAAATCGTCGATCGCCTGCTCGGCGAAGACCCGAACGACATCGCCCGGCTCTGGGACAAACTCTGCTGGGCCGGCGCCTCGGTCGGTCGCAGCGGCCTGTCGACGCAGGCGATCGGCGCCTTCGACGTGGCCCTCTGGGACATGAAAGCCAAGCGCGCCGGACTGCCGCTCGCCAAGCTGCTCGGCGCCCATCGCGACTCGGTGCGCTGCTACAACACCTCGGGCGGATTCCTGCACACGCCACTTGAGCAACTGCTCGTCAACACCCGCCTGTCGCGTGAAAAGGGCATTGGCGGCATCAAGCTCAAGGTCGGCCAGCCCGACTGCGCGCTCGACATCCGCCGCGTCGAGGCGGTGCGCAAGCACCTCGGCGACGACTTCCCGCTGATGGTCGATGCCAATCAGCAATGGGACCGGCCGACGGCGCAGCGCATGTGCCGCATCTTCGAACAGTTCAACCTGATCTGGATCGAGGAGCCGCTTGACTGCTACGACAATGAAGGCCACGCCGCGCTCGCGGCGCAGTTCGACACGCCGATCGCCACCGGCGAAATGCTCACCAGCGCCGCCGAGCACGCCGAACTGATCCGGCACCGCGCCGCCGACTACGTCATGCCCGACGCGCCGCGCGTCGGCGGCATCACGCCCTTCCTCAAGGTCGCCGGTCTCGCCGAGCACGCCGGCCTGATGCTGGCGCCGCACTTCGCCATGGAACTGCACGTCCATCTCGCCGCCGCCTACCCGCGCGAACCCTGGGTCGAGCATTTCGAATGGCTCGAACCGCTCTTCAACGAACGCCTCGAAATCGCCGACGGCCGCATGCTCGTGCCGAAGCGCCCCGGGCTCGGCGTCAGCATCAGCGAGCAGGCGCGGGCCTGGACGCGCGAACAGGTCGAGGTCGGCCAGCGCCCCTGA
- the gcvA gene encoding transcriptional regulator GcvA: MRRKIPGTELLIAFETAARHQSFTRAAEELSLTQSAVCRQISALEEYLGVALFNRIKKRVTLSEAGQLYARQVRENLNRLEHDTLSLMAHRGAGGVLELAAIPTFASRWLIPRLTDFRAHHPGISIDLATRAEPFMFNDTPFDAAIHFGDPIWPGAVIEYLFGEEMVPVCSPDLLKGRVQIEPQELATMELLHQSARSDAWRQWFEMVGVSGVNVMGGARYELFSMLIPAAQAGLGVALVPHFFVQKEIASGELVCPCPYALRSKRAYYLVYPEDHAGSASLQVFSKWLHEQAAAYRETETN, translated from the coding sequence ATGAGAAGAAAAATTCCGGGGACGGAGCTCCTGATTGCTTTCGAAACGGCCGCGCGACACCAGAGCTTCACGCGCGCCGCGGAGGAGTTGTCGCTGACCCAGAGTGCCGTCTGCCGGCAGATTTCGGCGTTGGAGGAGTATCTCGGCGTTGCGCTGTTCAACCGCATCAAGAAGCGCGTGACGCTTTCCGAGGCGGGGCAGCTTTATGCGCGGCAGGTGCGGGAGAACCTCAATCGTCTGGAGCACGACACGTTGTCGCTGATGGCGCATCGCGGTGCCGGCGGTGTGCTCGAACTCGCGGCGATCCCGACCTTTGCCTCGCGCTGGCTGATTCCGCGCCTGACCGACTTCCGCGCCCATCATCCCGGCATCAGCATCGATCTCGCGACGCGCGCCGAACCCTTCATGTTCAATGACACGCCCTTCGACGCGGCGATCCATTTCGGCGATCCGATCTGGCCCGGTGCGGTGATCGAATACCTGTTCGGCGAGGAGATGGTGCCGGTCTGCAGTCCCGATCTGCTCAAGGGGCGCGTCCAGATCGAGCCGCAGGAACTGGCGACGATGGAACTCCTGCATCAGTCGGCGCGCTCGGATGCCTGGCGGCAGTGGTTCGAGATGGTCGGCGTCAGCGGCGTCAACGTCATGGGCGGCGCGCGCTACGAACTTTTTTCGATGCTGATTCCCGCGGCGCAGGCCGGGCTGGGCGTCGCGCTGGTGCCGCACTTCTTCGTGCAGAAGGAAATCGCCTCGGGCGAACTCGTCTGCCCGTGTCCGTATGCGCTGCGCAGCAAGCGCGCGTACTACCTCGTCTATCCCGAGGATCACGCCGGCTCGGCCTCGCTGCAGGTCTTCAGCAAGTGGCTGCACGAACAGGCAGCGGCCTACCGCGAAACCGAAACCAACTGA
- a CDS encoding tripartite tricarboxylate transporter substrate binding protein has product MKKLLTALLTGCALAAGAQAAGYPDKPVTMIVPFAPGGSTDMVARLMTTKMGEKLGQPFIVENKPGATGAIGATQVKRAAPDGYTLLVASIGIYATNPFLQKNLSYDPMKDFDLMTVAVRSPNVLFVNPNIPVNNVAELVAHLKKNPNKMSFVTSGAGTSDHLSAALFWQKTGTSGIHVPYKGGAPAIADVIAGHADASFQNLNVVSGHIKAGKLKALAITSEKRSPLLPDVPTMAEAGITDMVVYSWQAIAAPKGLPADIRNALHGAMVATLKDPEIAKKMTDPGFEIVANTPQEFATFLQQEQARWKTVIETGKITLD; this is encoded by the coding sequence ATGAAAAAGCTTCTGACCGCGCTACTGACAGGCTGCGCGCTCGCCGCCGGCGCCCAGGCCGCCGGCTATCCCGACAAGCCGGTAACGATGATCGTGCCCTTCGCCCCCGGCGGCTCGACCGACATGGTGGCGCGACTGATGACGACGAAGATGGGCGAGAAACTCGGCCAGCCCTTCATCGTCGAAAACAAGCCGGGCGCCACCGGCGCCATCGGCGCGACGCAGGTCAAGCGCGCCGCACCCGACGGCTACACGCTGCTCGTCGCCTCGATCGGCATCTACGCCACCAACCCGTTCCTGCAGAAGAATCTCTCGTACGACCCGATGAAGGACTTCGACCTGATGACGGTCGCCGTGCGCTCGCCGAACGTCCTTTTCGTCAATCCGAACATTCCGGTCAATAACGTCGCCGAACTCGTCGCGCATCTGAAGAAAAATCCGAACAAGATGAGCTTCGTCACCTCCGGCGCCGGCACCTCGGACCACCTCTCGGCTGCGCTCTTCTGGCAGAAGACCGGCACCAGCGGCATCCACGTCCCCTACAAGGGCGGCGCCCCGGCCATCGCCGACGTCATCGCCGGCCACGCCGACGCCTCGTTCCAGAACCTCAACGTCGTCAGCGGCCACATCAAGGCCGGCAAACTGAAGGCGCTGGCAATCACGTCGGAAAAACGCTCGCCGCTGTTGCCCGATGTGCCGACCATGGCTGAAGCCGGCATCACCGACATGGTGGTCTACTCGTGGCAGGCGATCGCCGCGCCGAAAGGCCTGCCGGCGGACATCCGGAACGCGTTGCACGGCGCCATGGTGGCGACGCTGAAAGATCCCGAGATCGCCAAGAAAATGACCGATCCCGGCTTCGAGATTGTCGCCAATACGCCGCAGGAATTCGCCACCTTCCTGCAACAGGAACAGGCACGCTGGAAGACCGTCATCGAGACCGGCAAGATCACGCTCGACTGA
- a CDS encoding sulfide/dihydroorotate dehydrogenase-like FAD/NAD-binding protein, producing MANFEIVAREDFSDVTYLLEVRHPLMAKAAKPGQFVIVMLHEHGERIPLTIADYDVDKGTITLVIQAVGKTTREMQDACKVGTSLYALVGPMGVPSTIGHARKVVCVGGGLGVAPVYPQARAYKESGAYVIGVVGFRNKDLVFWDDKFRACCDEFIICSDDGSVGIKGLVTLGLEQAIQRHRDIDEVVAIGPMIMMKGCADTTRPYGIKTMVSLNPLMVDGTGMCGGCRVKVGDKVKFACVDGPDFDGHKVDFLDMMTRLRRYSKEERMALDHWNEDKACRMQKAAEAAVNAAMGTESAKKPAAKRAKSARPAKA from the coding sequence ATGGCAAATTTTGAAATCGTGGCGCGCGAGGACTTCTCCGACGTCACGTACCTGCTTGAAGTACGTCACCCGTTAATGGCCAAGGCGGCCAAGCCCGGACAGTTCGTCATCGTCATGCTCCACGAGCACGGCGAACGCATCCCGCTGACCATCGCCGACTATGACGTCGACAAGGGCACGATCACGCTGGTGATCCAGGCCGTCGGCAAGACCACGCGCGAAATGCAGGACGCCTGCAAGGTCGGCACCTCGCTCTACGCGCTGGTCGGCCCGATGGGCGTGCCGAGCACCATCGGCCATGCGCGCAAGGTCGTCTGCGTCGGCGGCGGCCTCGGCGTCGCGCCGGTCTATCCGCAGGCCCGCGCCTACAAGGAATCCGGCGCCTATGTCATCGGCGTCGTCGGTTTCCGCAACAAGGACCTGGTCTTCTGGGACGACAAGTTCCGCGCCTGCTGCGACGAATTCATCATCTGCTCCGACGACGGCTCGGTCGGCATCAAGGGCCTCGTGACGCTCGGCCTCGAACAGGCGATCCAGCGCCACCGCGACATCGACGAAGTCGTCGCCATCGGCCCGATGATCATGATGAAGGGATGCGCCGACACGACGCGGCCCTACGGCATCAAGACCATGGTCAGCCTCAACCCGCTGATGGTCGATGGCACCGGCATGTGCGGCGGCTGCCGCGTCAAGGTCGGCGACAAGGTCAAGTTCGCCTGCGTCGACGGCCCCGACTTCGACGGCCACAAGGTCGACTTCCTCGACATGATGACCCGCCTGCGCCGCTACTCGAAGGAAGAGCGCATGGCGCTCGACCACTGGAACGAAGACAAGGCCTGCCGCATGCAGAAAGCGGCAGAGGCTGCGGTCAACGCGGCGATGGGCACCGAATCTGCCAAGAAGCCGGCCGCCAAGCGCGCCAAGAGCGCCCGGCCGGCCAAGGCCTGA
- the gltA gene encoding NADPH-dependent glutamate synthase translates to MAKKKTIRTIPQERTPMPEQAPAIRAKNFEEVACGYHPDDALRESERCLVCPDQPCVSGCPVGINIPGFIQKINAKDLRGAYDILTQTSLLPAICGRVCPQENQCEGVCTVGESLEAVAIGRLERFVGDTAIREGWANIPYIEKNGFKVGVVGSGPAGMACAADMAKAGCEVTVFEAFHQAGGVLKYGIPDFRLPNTVIDAEIANLIKLGVKFECNTLVGRLFTLEQMISEMGFDAVFVGVGAGYPTTLGIPGDSLNGVLSANELLTRCNLMRARDFPNFDTPQPIGKRVAVVGAGNTAMDATRVSVRLGAEKVYCVYRRSQKEAPARAEELHHATEEGVEFHWLTHPIAILNDGEGKVRGMRCVRMELGEPDESGRRRPVPVPGSEFDFEVDMVVYAIGTNANPIMGQTSGLRLNKWGYIDTDETLATSLAGVFAGGDIVTGAATVIEAMGAGRRAAKSMKAYLGLRDDDAPYDAGTDTLFGIDSGERAFVRLKTA, encoded by the coding sequence ATGGCGAAAAAGAAAACCATCCGGACGATTCCCCAGGAACGCACGCCGATGCCCGAGCAGGCGCCGGCGATCCGGGCGAAGAACTTTGAAGAAGTGGCATGCGGCTATCATCCCGACGACGCGCTGCGCGAATCCGAGCGCTGCCTCGTCTGCCCCGACCAGCCCTGCGTCTCCGGCTGCCCGGTCGGCATCAACATCCCGGGCTTCATCCAGAAGATCAATGCGAAGGATCTGCGCGGCGCTTACGACATCCTGACCCAGACCAGCCTGCTGCCGGCGATCTGCGGCCGCGTCTGCCCGCAGGAAAACCAGTGCGAAGGCGTGTGCACGGTCGGCGAATCGCTCGAAGCCGTCGCCATCGGCCGGCTCGAACGCTTCGTCGGCGACACCGCGATCCGCGAAGGCTGGGCCAACATTCCCTACATCGAGAAGAACGGCTTCAAGGTCGGCGTCGTCGGCTCCGGCCCGGCCGGCATGGCCTGTGCCGCCGACATGGCCAAGGCGGGCTGCGAGGTCACCGTCTTCGAGGCCTTCCACCAGGCCGGCGGCGTACTCAAGTACGGCATCCCCGACTTCCGCCTGCCGAACACGGTCATCGACGCTGAAATCGCCAACCTCATCAAGCTCGGCGTCAAGTTCGAATGCAATACCCTCGTCGGCCGCCTGTTCACGCTCGAACAGATGATTTCCGAGATGGGCTTCGACGCCGTTTTCGTCGGCGTCGGCGCCGGCTACCCGACGACGCTCGGCATTCCCGGCGACTCGCTCAACGGCGTGCTCTCGGCCAACGAACTCCTGACGCGCTGCAACCTGATGCGCGCCCGCGACTTCCCGAACTTCGACACGCCGCAGCCGATCGGCAAGCGCGTCGCCGTCGTCGGCGCCGGCAACACGGCGATGGACGCGACACGCGTCTCCGTCCGCCTCGGCGCCGAAAAGGTCTATTGCGTCTATCGCCGCTCGCAGAAGGAAGCGCCGGCCCGCGCCGAAGAACTGCACCACGCCACCGAGGAAGGCGTCGAATTCCACTGGCTGACCCACCCGATCGCCATCCTCAACGACGGCGAAGGCAAGGTGCGCGGCATGCGCTGCGTGCGCATGGAACTCGGCGAACCCGACGAATCCGGCCGGCGCCGCCCGGTGCCGGTGCCCGGCAGCGAATTCGACTTCGAGGTCGACATGGTCGTCTATGCCATCGGCACCAATGCCAACCCGATCATGGGCCAGACCTCGGGCCTGCGGCTCAACAAGTGGGGCTATATCGACACCGATGAAACGCTGGCGACCTCGCTGGCCGGCGTCTTCGCCGGCGGCGACATCGTCACCGGCGCCGCCACGGTCATCGAAGCGATGGGCGCCGGACGGCGCGCCGCCAAGAGCATGAAGGCCTACCTCGGCCTGCGCGACGACGACGCCCCCTATGACGCCGGCACCGACACGCTGTTCGGCATCGACAGCGGCGAACGCGCCTTCGTGCGGCTGAAGACTGCCTGA
- a CDS encoding DNA/RNA non-specific endonuclease — protein sequence MRFLRSILLATLLVLTAGAAQAAFEACRDFFPNRTPPVIADTDRLIARDLCYDAFAILHSGLRKTPIFVVERLSPEQIDDAGDETRTNRFFADARLRAAERATLADYKGSGYDRGHMAPAGDMPTAQAMAQSFSLANMVPQAPEHNRGLWAKVVEKGTRQYVKRSGHTVYVFTGPVFPSVPKTIGVGRVWVPTALFKLVYDPQAGRAWAHWSDNSNDAQPTRPLPYDELRQRTGIDFLPGIAPGH from the coding sequence ATGCGTTTCCTCCGCTCGATCCTGCTCGCGACGCTGCTGGTGCTTACCGCCGGCGCCGCCCAGGCGGCCTTCGAAGCCTGCCGCGATTTCTTCCCGAACCGCACGCCGCCGGTCATCGCCGACACTGACCGCCTGATTGCCCGCGACCTCTGCTACGACGCTTTCGCGATCCTGCATTCGGGCCTGCGCAAGACGCCGATCTTCGTCGTCGAACGGCTGAGTCCCGAACAGATCGACGACGCCGGCGACGAGACGCGTACCAACCGTTTCTTCGCCGACGCCCGCCTGCGCGCCGCCGAGCGCGCGACGCTGGCCGACTACAAGGGCTCGGGCTACGACCGCGGCCACATGGCGCCGGCCGGCGATATGCCAACGGCACAGGCGATGGCGCAGTCGTTCTCGCTCGCCAACATGGTGCCGCAGGCGCCCGAACATAATCGCGGTCTCTGGGCCAAGGTCGTCGAGAAAGGCACGCGGCAATACGTCAAACGCAGCGGGCACACCGTCTACGTCTTCACCGGCCCGGTCTTTCCATCCGTGCCGAAGACGATCGGCGTCGGGCGCGTCTGGGTGCCGACGGCCCTCTTCAAGCTCGTCTACGATCCGCAAGCGGGGCGCGCCTGGGCGCACTGGAGCGACAACAGCAACGACGCTCAACCGACCCGGCCGCTGCCTTACGACGAGTTGCGGCAGCGCACCGGCATCGATTTCCTGCCCGGCATTGCGCCGGGGCACTAG
- a CDS encoding LacI family DNA-binding transcriptional regulator: MPSFAADSPVTPAAEAPRSVTLKDVARVAGLSPITVSRALSTPDIVRSETVARVRAAVELTGYIPNLLAGGLASKRSRLVAAIVPQLSNAMFAETVQGLGDQLAAHGYQLLLSLSEYSPQRESELVAAILSRKPDGIVLTGINHAPETRKRLLSASVPVVETWDLTPTPLDMLVGFSHFRIGETIARYLLGKGYRRFGLVWADDERAAVRRQGFESVLAEQGMAPPPACEEPLPTTLELGRRGLATLLGSGQTFDAIVCSSDALAQGVLTEARVRGLSVPGDLAVMGFGDLDFAAHTAPSISSIHIDKRAIGRQAADALLARIAGRPLATPIFDVGFTLVSRESA; this comes from the coding sequence ATGCCTTCTTTCGCTGCTGATTCGCCCGTAACGCCCGCCGCCGAGGCGCCGCGCAGTGTCACGCTCAAGGATGTCGCGCGGGTTGCCGGGCTGTCGCCGATCACCGTATCGCGGGCGCTGAGCACACCGGACATCGTCCGTTCCGAAACCGTGGCGCGCGTGCGTGCGGCGGTCGAACTGACCGGTTACATCCCGAATCTGCTGGCCGGCGGACTGGCGTCGAAGCGCAGCCGTCTCGTCGCCGCGATCGTGCCGCAGCTTTCCAACGCGATGTTCGCCGAAACCGTCCAGGGACTCGGCGACCAGCTCGCCGCCCACGGTTACCAGTTGCTGCTCAGCCTGAGCGAGTATTCGCCACAGCGCGAGAGCGAACTCGTCGCCGCCATTCTCAGCCGCAAACCCGACGGCATCGTGCTGACCGGCATCAACCATGCGCCAGAGACGCGCAAGCGCCTGCTCTCGGCGTCGGTACCGGTGGTCGAGACCTGGGATCTCACGCCGACGCCGCTCGATATGCTGGTCGGGTTTTCGCATTTTCGCATCGGCGAGACGATCGCCCGCTATTTGCTCGGCAAAGGCTATCGCCGCTTCGGCCTCGTCTGGGCCGACGACGAGCGCGCCGCGGTGCGCCGCCAGGGCTTCGAGTCGGTGCTCGCCGAACAGGGCATGGCGCCGCCGCCGGCCTGCGAGGAGCCCTTGCCGACAACGCTTGAACTTGGACGCCGCGGCCTGGCGACGCTGCTGGGCAGCGGCCAGACCTTCGACGCCATCGTCTGCAGTTCCGATGCGTTGGCACAGGGCGTACTGACCGAGGCGCGCGTGCGCGGCCTGTCGGTGCCCGGCGATCTCGCCGTCATGGGCTTCGGCGACCTCGACTTTGCCGCGCACACCGCGCCGTCGATCTCGTCGATCCATATCGACAAACGCGCCATCGGCCGGCAGGCGGCCGATGCGCTGCTCGCCCGCATCGCCGGACGTCCGCTCGCCACGCCGATCTTCGACGTCGGTTTTACGCTGGTGTCGCGGGAGTCGGCCTGA
- a CDS encoding alpha-hydroxy acid oxidase, whose product MSSRAVQRCRARYLSLDDFEHAARRKLPRSLFGYVDGATENNLSLRDNRKVFEEILFQPRVLVNVAGRDPSVELFGTRYRAPFGIAPMGICSLTGYRGDIAQAAAAHAAGVPMVLSSSSLIRLEEVVAAAPGAWFQLYVPRHEQAVDALIDRVARAGVEVLVVTVDSAVVPNRENNVRNGFKTPLEPSLRLLWEGVSHPSWSLGTFMRTILRHGVPHFENNTAERGTSLIARNVERDFSGREYLDWGALRRIRARWRGKLVLKGILHPDDARRAGEIGADGIIVSNHGGRQLDGSLSPMRALPAIVAAAGSQMVMIDSGFRRGTDILKAMALGARFVFVGRPFNYAAAVAGEAGVAHAITLLRDEVHADMGLIGINRLDELDPGFLYRPAAG is encoded by the coding sequence ATGAGTTCCCGTGCCGTCCAGCGCTGCCGCGCCCGTTACCTGAGCCTCGACGATTTTGAACACGCGGCGCGGCGCAAATTGCCGCGCTCGCTCTTCGGTTATGTCGACGGCGCGACCGAGAACAACCTGAGCCTGCGCGACAACCGCAAGGTGTTCGAGGAAATCCTGTTCCAGCCGCGCGTGCTGGTGAATGTGGCCGGGCGCGACCCGTCGGTCGAGCTGTTCGGCACGCGCTATCGCGCGCCTTTCGGCATTGCGCCGATGGGCATCTGTTCGCTCACCGGCTATCGCGGCGACATCGCCCAGGCCGCCGCCGCGCACGCGGCCGGCGTGCCGATGGTGCTGAGTTCCTCGTCGCTGATCCGCCTCGAGGAGGTGGTTGCGGCGGCGCCCGGCGCCTGGTTCCAGCTCTATGTGCCGCGCCACGAGCAGGCCGTCGACGCGCTGATCGACCGGGTTGCGCGCGCCGGCGTCGAGGTGCTGGTGGTGACCGTCGATTCGGCCGTCGTGCCCAATCGCGAGAACAACGTGCGCAACGGTTTCAAGACGCCGCTCGAACCCAGCCTGCGCCTGCTCTGGGAAGGCGTCAGTCATCCGTCATGGTCGCTCGGCACCTTCATGCGCACGATCCTTCGCCATGGTGTGCCGCATTTCGAGAACAACACCGCCGAGCGCGGCACCTCGCTGATCGCCCGTAACGTCGAGCGCGATTTCAGCGGACGCGAGTACCTCGACTGGGGGGCACTGCGCCGCATCCGCGCCCGCTGGCGCGGCAAGCTCGTGCTCAAGGGCATCCTGCATCCCGACGATGCCCGCCGCGCCGGCGAGATCGGTGCTGATGGCATCATCGTCTCGAATCACGGGGGGCGGCAACTCGATGGTTCGTTATCGCCGATGCGCGCCTTGCCGGCCATCGTCGCCGCGGCCGGATCGCAGATGGTGATGATCGACAGCGGCTTCCGGCGCGGCACCGACATCCTCAAGGCGATGGCGCTCGGTGCGCGCTTCGTCTTTGTCGGCCGGCCCTTCAATTACGCGGCCGCGGTCGCCGGCGAGGCCGGCGTCGCGCATGCGATCACGCTCCTGCGCGACGAAGTCCATGCCGACATGGGACTGATCGGCATCAACCGTCTCGACGAACTCGATCCTGGCTTTCTGTATCGACCGGCGGCCGGCTAG